The following proteins come from a genomic window of Ostrinia nubilalis chromosome 29, ilOstNubi1.1, whole genome shotgun sequence:
- the LOC135085638 gene encoding calponin homology domain-containing protein DDB_G0272472-like, whose product MSLTILLSIFLNLNLISGTYLNAESNFLKPQLERNNIINKGVWVRDPKDRLFEKSNAGEFIFRANSLDVDSLLQNNFDAFGDNGMQDSPGISSYVERTKRSANDERKRILRESMKECKGDKDCVLHNIDDKFVKSKLISKLKPTSVFNDYPYEVAILLEDNKLDDNSSNNIKRVKESTDDNSVIPLYTNKESPQVNIESLVKTESKVETAINNTITPKRSMKNDYESEVIKKIEINEEIDSDNSTKVDRNIFDKEERVWHQNMPMSDANAYKILPKYPSSKNKPINERGLIKVLSMLTKTFKKIMRQHSDIKKIHSKLHLINDEVKRNIADMNKKFKDIEEKYSHIVTLSDKMKIFESSMNLKEEYFKAKDTEMSKNLLEFENQQKKFLTQQRQFYNIQKLMLAQNEKINMKQNLIAKTQSEISHRQNNFARILKKAKQIYIDNKQTSKISTTTKPNVINDTDEPARITHTTTQSPIATESIKINLFSIPSLNKLVNQDTLLLKDKDEQPVDDLVYKYYFNNTFIDNLMKSKVLSTFMTTAENAEIARNAKNKRNKDELETTILLPINKIENGGALNRERRWIHHMSKAKLKKISRGKSSITNSDIKDEKPLKTRAERNASNNGIKTTKLFAKDKANPYKIMAKNFCTEIGQNKNVQMLSWCIEKALRRLQYMDFPAPAPPPENPKATTQQVTTTATTKILPLPKSSKGSSAVPRVFTSTSALPTSVTTSKPLANSNLIYFPDNEELESNLKQYDLKPDTEGNVYYDGSLHSSDIVGLGMPDSEGLSDIMPGFESNSRIDVDPYVFDLQARRRETVRRINENILKKVMYG is encoded by the exons ATGTCCTTAACAATATTACTATCGATATTCCTAAATCTAAATTTAATTTCTGGAACTTATCTAAATGCAGAGTCGAATTTTCTAAAGCCACAGTTGGAAAGgaacaatattataaataagGGTGTCTGGGTGAGGGATCCTAAAGACAGATTGTTTGAGAAATCCAATGCAGGGGAGTTCATTTTTAGGGCAAATTCCTTGGATGTGGACAGCTTACTGCAGAACAATTTTGATGCGTTCGGTGACAATGGCATGCAGGACTCTCCAGGGATATCTAGTTACGTTGAAAGGACGAAGCGCTCTGCGAACG ATGAAAGAAAAAGAATTCTACGTGAAAGTATGAAAGAATGCAAAGGCGATAAGGACTGCGTTCTTCATAATATAGACGATAAATTCGTGAAATCTAAACTTATctcaaaattaaaaccaacatCCGTCTTCAACGACTATCCTTACGAAGTTGCTATTCTATTAGAAGATAATAAACTAGATGACAACAGCAGCAACAATATAAAGAGAGTTAAAGAGAGCACAGATGACAATTCAGTCATTCCTTTATATACGAATAAAGAATCACCTCAAGTGAACATAGAATCGCTCGTCAAAACTGAATCTAAGGTCGAAACAGCTATCAATAATACTATAACACCTAAACGTAGCATGAAAAATGATTACGAGAGTGAAGTGATCAAAAAAATCGAAATCAACGAAGAAATTGACAGTGACAATAGCACTAAAGTTGACCGTAACATATTTGACAAAGAAGAACGAGTATGGCATCAAAATATGCCGATGTCTGACGCAAATGCCTACAAAATTTTGCCTAAATATCCGAGCTCGAAGAATAAGCCAATAAATGAAAGAGGACTTATCAAAGTACTCTCAATGCTCACTAAAACGttcaaaaagattatgagacagcACAGCGACATCAAGAAAATACACAGCAAACTGCACTTAATAAACGATGAAgttaaaagaaatattgctgatatgaacaaaaagtttaaagatatcgaagagaaatactcTCACATTGTAACTTTAAGCGACAAGATGAAAATTTTCGAAAGTAGCATGAATTTAAAGGAAGAATACTTTAAAGCTAAGGACACTGAGATGTCCAAAAATTTGCTAGAATTTGAGAACCAACAAAAGAAGTTTTTGACGCAGCAACGACAATTTTATAACATACAGAAATTGATGCTGGCACAGAACGAAAAGATTAACATGAAGCAAAATCTAATAGCCAAGACTCAGAGCGAGATTTCACATAGACAGAACAATTTTGCTCGGATTCTtaaaaaagcaaaacaaatctACATAGACAATAAACAGACATCCAAGATTTCAACCACAACCAAACCAAACGTCATTAATGATACTGATGAACCTGCTAGAATAACTCATACAACAACACAGTCCCCAATCGCTACAGAATCAATTAAAATCAACCTTTTTTCTATACCTTCTCTAAACAAATTAGTCAATCAAGATACTTTGCTGCTAAAAGATAAAGATGAGCAGCCAGTTGATGATTTAGTTTACAAATACTACTTTAACAACACTTTTATAGATAACCTCATGAAGAGCAAAGTTCTATCAACTTTTATGACTACAGCTGAGAACGCGGAGATTGCAAGAAACGCCAAAAACAAAAGGAATAAAGACGAATTAGAAACTACGATCTTATTACCGATAAATAAGATTGAAAATGGAGGCGCTTTGAACAGAGAGAGAAGGTGGATTCACCATATGTCTAAAGCGAAACTGAAAAAGATATCTAGAGGCAAATCTAGTATTACCAATTCAGATATAAAAGATGAGAAACCACTAAAAACTAGAGCAGAACGTAATGCCTCTAACAATGGTATTAAAACAACAAAGCTATTTGCAAAGGACAAAGCAAATCCGTACAAAATAATGGCCAAGAATTTCTGTACGGAAATTGGACAGAATAAGAATGTCCAGATGCTGAGCTGGTGTATAGAGAAAGCGTTGAGACGATTGCAGTATATGG ATTTCCCAGCACCGGCCCCACCACCAGAGAATCCCAAAGCAACAACCCAACAAGTAACCACCACGGCAACTACTAAGATCTTACCACTCCCTAAAAGTTCTAAAg GATCATCAGCAGTCCCACGTGTGTTTACATCGACTTCTGCGCTGCCAACATCAGTTACTACTTCAAAACCATTAGCAAATAGTAACTTGATATATTTTCCag ATAATGAAGAATTGGAGTCAAACTTGAAACAATACG ATCTAAAACCTGACACTGAGGGCAACGTATACTATGATGGAAGCTTACATTCAAGCGATATTG TTGGACTTGGGATGCCAGATAGCGAAGGCTTATCAGATATCATGCCGGGCTTCGAGAGCAATTCCAGGATAGACGTAGACCCTTACGTCTTCGATCTTCAGGCCAGGAGACGGGAAACTGTTagaag aatAAACGAAAACATATTGAAGAAAGTAATGTACGGATAA